One Acidobacteriota bacterium genomic window carries:
- the amrA gene encoding AmmeMemoRadiSam system protein A, with protein sequence MNELNTKKKKFLLNLARKAIEEYLKKGNTISPEIKENWLKEKKGAFVTLKVGGNLRGCIGYPLPYKSLYETIIDVAISAATSDFRFEPLSVEELDETEIEITILSIPKEIKSYDEIEIGKHGIIVSKGAFQGLLLPQVPVEYNWDLETYLTHGCMKAGLKGDEWKRGIKVEIFSGEVFSDREIK encoded by the coding sequence TTGAATGAATTGAATACTAAAAAGAAAAAGTTTTTATTAAACTTAGCAAGAAAAGCAATAGAGGAATATCTCAAAAAAGGAAACACTATTTCTCCGGAAATCAAAGAAAATTGGCTTAAAGAGAAGAAAGGAGCGTTTGTTACATTGAAGGTCGGAGGAAACCTTAGGGGGTGTATAGGATATCCACTTCCATATAAATCTCTTTATGAAACAATAATAGATGTAGCAATTTCAGCAGCAACCTCTGATTTCAGATTCGAGCCTTTGTCAGTTGAGGAACTGGATGAAACTGAAATAGAAATTACAATCCTATCTATACCGAAAGAGATAAAATCATACGATGAGATTGAAATCGGAAAACATGGGATAATAGTCTCAAAAGGAGCTTTCCAGGGACTTCTTCTACCTCAGGTTCCAGTAGAATACAACTGGGATCTTGAAACTTATTTGACTCACGGTTGCATGAAAGCAGGTTTAAAGGGTGATGAATGGAAAAGAGGAATTAAGGTTGAAATTTTCTCAGGAGAGGTATTTTCCGATAGAGAAATTAAGTAA